The genomic interval CTCGAAGAAGAGGCACAACGTCGGTGAGGGATGACGTGAGCGACAACTCTGTAGTACTGCGGTACGGGGACGGCGAATACACCTACCCGGTGGTCGACAGCACCGTCGGCGACAAGGGCTTCGATATCGGCAAGCTCCGCGCCCAGACCGGTCTGGTGACCCTGGACTCCGGTTACGGCAACACCGCCGCGTACAAGTCCGCGATCACCTACCTCGATGGTGAGCAGGGCATCCTGCGCTACCGGGGTTACCCGATCGAGCAGCTCGCCGAGCGCAGCACGTTCCTGGAGACGGCGTTCCTGCTGATCAACGGCGAGCTCCCCAGCGTGGACGAGCTGGCCTCCTTCAAGGGTGAGATCACCCAGCACACGCTGCTGCACGAGGACGTCAAGCGCTTCTATGACGGCTTCCCGCGGGACGCCCACCCGATGGCCATGCTGTCGTCCGTGGTCAGCGCGCTGTCGACGTTCTACCAGGACAGCCACAACCCGTTCGACGAGCAGCAGCGCCACCTCTCCACGATCCGGCTGCTCGCCAAGCTGCCGACGATCGCCGCGTACGCCTACAAGAAGTCGGTCGGCCACCCGGTGGTCTACCCGCGCAACGACCTGGGCTACGTCGAGAACTTCCTGCGCATGACCTTCTCGGTGCCCGCCGCCGAGTTCGACCTGGATCCGGTCGTCGTCAACGCCCTCGACAAGCTGCTGATCCTGCACGCGGACCACGAGCAGAACTGTTCGACCTCCACCGTGCGCCTGGTCGGCTCCTCGCAGGCGAACATGTTCGCCTCGATCTCCGCCGGCATCAGCGCCCTGTGGGGCCCGCTGCACGGTGGCGCCAACCAGTCGGTCCTGGAGATGCTGGAAGGCATCAAGGC from Streptomyces albireticuli carries:
- a CDS encoding citrate synthase, whose protein sequence is MSDNSVVLRYGDGEYTYPVVDSTVGDKGFDIGKLRAQTGLVTLDSGYGNTAAYKSAITYLDGEQGILRYRGYPIEQLAERSTFLETAFLLINGELPSVDELASFKGEITQHTLLHEDVKRFYDGFPRDAHPMAMLSSVVSALSTFYQDSHNPFDEQQRHLSTIRLLAKLPTIAAYAYKKSVGHPVVYPRNDLGYVENFLRMTFSVPAAEFDLDPVVVNALDKLLILHADHEQNCSTSTVRLVGSSQANMFASISAGISALWGPLHGGANQSVLEMLEGIKANGGDVDSFIRKVKNKEDGVRLMGFGHRVYKSFDPRAKIIKAAAHDVLSALGKSDELLDIALKLEEHALSDDYFVSRNLYPNVDFYTGLIYRAMGFPTEMFTVLFALGRLPGWIAQWHEMIKEPGSRIGRPRQIYTGVVERDLPLTRD